The following is a genomic window from candidate division KSB1 bacterium.
GGCCGCGATCGCTTTGCGCACGCGCTCGCGAATCTCCTCCGGCTTCATGTCGAGCATCAACGTGTAGCTGTCGTTTTCGACCGCCTTTTCGAGCGCTTGCATCGGCATGTGAATCATGATCGGTTTGCCGGCCTTGTACAGCCGCGCCGCAATTTCCTTGGAGAATTTCACACCCGGGATGATCGAGTAGGTAATGGGTATTTCCAAACGCATCAACTCATTGACAACCTCACCAACATTGTAGCCGAAGTCATCTATAATGATCGCAATCTTGCCGGCGTGCCGCGTGAGCGTCGCGTCGGGAATCAAACGGATTTTCCCCAGCGTCTTTCCGGCAAAAGAATAGATCAGCGTCGTTTCGCCGGTGCGCAAATCTTCCGTGCCGCTTTCGACTTTGCCGCCAAGCTGCCGCACTTGATTCGATAAAACCTGATAGATCACCAGCGGATCAATTTCCTTGGGAACGCGGACGTTTCTGTCGTGGCCTTGATATTTGATCCACTCCACGCGAATGCCGAAATTCGTCAGGACGCGATCGGTGGCGAGACGAATGCGCTCTTCTTTCGGCGGCGTTTTGGTTTTTGGCGCGGCAAAATCGGCAAATCTTTTCGCCGCTTTTTCCAGCAATGACGGCGACGCCTTGGCGTTCTTCGCCGCTCCCGGCGTGCGCTCGCGCGCGAAAAAGTCGATGCCGAGAATGACCGCAATCCCGACGCAAAACACCAACGTCAAATTTTTTTGCCACGCCGGAATGCCGGGGCGGAGGCCTGTTCTTCTGCTCATTGTGCGAAAGCTGCTTTCAAGGTGCTCCAGGTCAAGGCGCTGCCGCTGGAAAAATCTGCCCAGCGATAAATCGCCCAATCGCCGAACTGATCGCGGCTCAGCCAAAACCGGCCTTCACCGGAAACTTTGCGCGGCACGCCGCTCGCCTGGCGTTGATGCCGGGCGATCAGTTCGTAACGCTGCAAAAAAGTGGCGGAGTCACCCGTCACCACGGTTTGCAAAGAATCGAGACGCAAGCTAAACGTGGAATCAGCCGGAAGGGGGTCTCGCATCCGTGCAAAATAATCGCGTTCCTCTTTCAAACCCCAGCGTGCAAACAAGCCCGGATTGGTATTGGCGACGGTCGCCTCGGGAATAAAACGAAACCGGCGGCCGGAACGGGTGGAGTCGGCAAAACATCGCTCATAGTTCACAACATTCAGCTCAGCCAGCGCATTGCGTAGATTGCTGAACACGATTCCCGGCGAA
Proteins encoded in this region:
- a CDS encoding divergent polysaccharide deacetylase family protein, encoding MSRRTGLRPGIPAWQKNLTLVFCVGIAVILGIDFFARERTPGAAKNAKASPSLLEKAAKRFADFAAPKTKTPPKEERIRLATDRVLTNFGIRVEWIKYQGHDRNVRVPKEIDPLVIYQVLSNQVRQLGGKVESGTEDLRTGETTLIYSFAGKTLGKIRLIPDATLTRHAGKIAIIIDDFGYNVGEVVNELMRLEIPITYSIIPGVKFSKEIAARLYKAGKPIMIHMPMQALEKAVENDSYTLMLDMKPEEIRERVRKAIAAVPHAAGMNNHMGSAATVNDSLLIPVFDELQKAGLFFIDSKTNSQTRAFKLATKMGLPAEINDIFLDNEEGWERVQQKMWQVADLAAAEGAAIAIGHPHVSTLRALKEIGPQLVQRGFEFVPVAELLRPAKAAEKILASQE